A window of Oryza glaberrima chromosome 2, OglaRS2, whole genome shotgun sequence genomic DNA:
TCCTGACTCGGTATTGATTTCTTTCCCTCCAGGTGTCCCGTACAATTCCTTCTGGATTTCCATCATTCCATGATGCCTGGTGGATTGTAGCTGCTCGTGTTTCCACGAAAGAAGGTTTGGGGGTTTATCTCCGAATCCTTCTTCTGGGAGGGATACTCTAATTGGTCCGGTTTGCTGCGGAAATCTGTGGAGCTCGGGTAGATGCTCCGTGTTAGTTTCGCCACCGCGCACTGCAAATTCTAGTGGAGTGAAGAGGAATATGGTAGAGGGGTTGCCGGCGGAGTTGCCAATCGTGGACGTGGCCGCTCGTTTGGATGGCAAGAGCTCGGAGCTGCCAGAGAATGGTGCATTGCTGAAGGGTGCTGAGGAATCCCAGGTTTGGAATGTTTTAGCTTACTCGGGAAGTGCCAAATATATTTGCTTCTATTCGAATGATTTGTGATGCTTTGTTTGCTTGCTAGGATTTGGGAGGTAACCCCGTGGCGGAGTTGACGTTGCACGAAGGCAAAGAGGTGATCCTCGTCGATGACAATGATAGTGAGCAGGAAGACGGTGGGAGTGGCAAGGTGGATGAGAATGCGCCCCGGGTCGGATTTAGATTCAAAACTTATGATGACGCGCTGAAGTACTATAAGCAATATGCCGCGGATTCTGGCTTTTCAGCAATCATTCTGAAGTCGTCCTACTTGAAGTCAGGGGTGTGCCGGAGGTTGGTGCTTGGATGCAGTCGAGCTGGAAGAGGGAGGGCAAACGCATGCTATCTGTCTAGAGAATCAACGAAGATAAATTGTCCAGCTAGGATTTCGTTGAAGCTAAGGCAAGATAGATGGCTTCACATTGATGACGCTAAGCTTGATCACAACCATCCACCGAACCAATCCTCGGTGTCACATATGAACTGTTATAAGAAATTGACAGATGCCAAGAATGAGGAAACTGCTTCAAGATCAAAAGGGCGTAGGAATGTTCCTATAGGTGACAAAGAGCAAGGGAGCTTTACTGAGATAGGAAGGCTTAAATTTGGGGAAGGAGATGATGAGTACATCCACAAGTTTTTTGGGAGCATGCAGAACAAGAATCCAAATTTCTTCTACTTAGTAGATTTGGACAAACAAGGGCGCCTAAGGAACTTGTTCTGGAGTGATGCTAGGTCACAGGCAGCACATGATTACTATGGTCGTGATGTTATTTACTTTGACACTTCATACTTGACCGAAAAATATGATCTGCCACTTGTCTTCTTTACTGGGGTGAATAATCATGGTCAGCCTGTTTTGTTTGGTACTGGATTACTTTCAGATCTAGGTGTTGACAGTTATGTGTGGTTATTTAGGGCATTTTTTGTGTGCATGAAGGGCTGCTACCCAGATGCAATAATCACTGAGCATTACAATGCTATTTTAGATGCAGTGAGAGATGTTCTCCCCCAAGTTAAACACCGCCTTTGTCTGTATCGTATTATGAAAGATGTAGCAGAGAACTTGAAAGCACATGCAGAATTCAAAACAATTAAGAAAGCACTGAAGAAAGTAACCTATGGGTCACTGAAAGCCTCAGAGTTTGAAGCTGATTGGAAGAAGATTATTCTGGAGCATGGACTTGGAGAAAATGAATGCCTTAGTTCCCTATATGAGCATCGGCAGCTATGGGCACCCGCCTATCTCAAAGGCCAATTCTGGGCAGGGATGTCAGTTTCACAGCGTGGAGAGTCTATTGTTTCATACTATGATGGGTTTGTGTACCCCAAAACTTCCCTGAAGCAATTTTTCAGTAAATATGAGATCATATTGGAGAACAAATACAAGAAAGAGTTGCAAGCTGATGAAGAATCCTCCCATAGGACTCCTTTGACTGTAACAAAGTTTTACATGGAAGAGCAGCTGGCCAAAGAATACACAATCAACATGTTCAAGAAATTTCAGGACGAGTTGAAAGCAACGATGTATTGTGATGGTATGCCAACTAAAGTTGATGGACAATTTGTCACCTTTGTGGTGAAAGAATGCTCATACATGGAAGATGGAAAGGAGAAGGAGGGAAGGAATTATGAGGTTTACTTTTGCAAGCAAGAGCTTGTTAattgtgaatgtgaatgtgGTTTCTTTCAATTCACTGGAATCCTATGTAGACATATATTATCTGTGTTTAAGTTGCAGGAGATGTTTGAGATTCCAATAAGGTTTGTTCTTGATCGCTGGAAAAGAGACTATAAGAAATTGCATGCTGATGCGCTTTGCAAAAATGATGAAATGCTACCTGATGTGCTACCTGATGGCATAATCGAGCGTCATGATATCTTGTTTACACAGTCTCGTCAGGTGCTTAATCTAGGGTTCATATCCGAGGGTAGGTACCTTGTAGCTCTGAAGTTACTGAGACAAGCAGAAAAGACTCTTCTGGATGATGGAGAtagaggcaggcaggcagggcTTCTCTCGTTTGAGGCTGAAGCACCTGAAAATGATGAAGGGATTTTTAGTCCTGAGTTTTCAGAGGGTGTAAAGAATTCTCAGTCAACAAATGCAAAGCGTCGAGGTCGTCCAACAAAGAAACTAATTGAATCTGATTCTGATACCGTATTACGGCCAAATAAAGAGCAGGTCTATATTCATTCTTGGGGCCTAAAGAGCCTAAGATCCATATTTCACTTTCTGTTATATGAATATGccttcattgattttttttttatttctgctGAGCAGGATTTTCTACGGTCATCTTTTGTCACTGATGAGTCTAATATGATTCAAGGGGCACCCTCAGCCTCACACCTTGAAAGTCCTCACTTGGGAGTTGATTTGATGGTACTTGTTACCTTTGCCTTTGCTATCTACTGCTATTATTTGTGCATGTAAATATCTTGTTCTGAACTTGCACAGGAAGGAATACCTCCAAACCTTTCATTTAATCATCATTTTGGTATGGATGTTAATCACCAACATCAAGTGCCCAACCAACCGAGGATGCTCCCAAGCAATTTTCTGCAGGTTTTTACCATACAACTGCTCAAGCCTTTATACCATAATGTTCATTTGCACTCTTTAGTTCATATATCATTAAGGATGAACTCATAACTTTTGATGGTCATTTTCCTTTTGTACATTAGCAAGTTACTAACTATTCTTCTCGCTGTGCATATTTGTCTAGTACAATTACCAATGCCTtcaattttaaataaatgttGCAGGCCCAGGCAGATTCCCAGGGTTATGGAAATCAATGGGCTTTCCCAACATTGCAGGTTTGTTTCCTTGGTTCTTGAATTGCGTAGGTCTTCCTACAGATGTACATATATAAGGAAATGACATATATGGCTATATTCCAGGATAATTCAATGCTAAGAACTGCAGCCCGAAGAGGAGTGTAGACCCTATTTTTTGGCTCTAATTACAGCAGTAGAATTCTAGGTAATGTCTGTTTTGTTCTTGCATCATGCCATATGcttcagctttttttttatgtacctGTGAGCATTCTgggattatttttcttttttacttagaTACTTGTTTCTTTTCAGTTCAAGAAATAATCCTTATCATTTACTGGGCGAAGCTTTGTTActtttcaattttatatatgCTTGTTACAGTACATTTCTTTACAAAAATGCATGTGGTTCTCCCTCCATTTGGAATTGCCTGTCATTTTAGGCCAAATCACAAAGACCAAGGTGTGGTTAATTCTTTCATCTGGGACCTGATTACGCCCTTCAATACGGTGTTCTCTCTAATTAATGGTAGTCAAGATTACTCCACCATTCTGATCGTCATTAAATCCTAGAGCCTTGGGTGAGCATAGATGAGCAGCACCTTGCCGCATGTCTGAGCAAGACGTCATACcagctgattttttttggatacGCATAATCTGTATCAACTAACTTTGGAACATGCTACTCTTAGCTTATGATTGGGAATTAATGAATTGAATTAGATCCAATGCCATTTGTGCTAGCTAGCATTTTACAAGGGAAATTTAGGAAAATACTGCCTAGAAAACCTAAAATGACAACTATTTGATAATAAAAGCAAGATTGTAAGACAACGTTGAAAAGGATACAGGGGAAATATCTTTCTATACATACAAACTAAGGTTCATGAAGTCCATTATGTTCCTTCTTAGGAAGCTCTTGGTTCTTGAGTTTTTTTGGCTTGGCATTCTAATGTCTGTACAATTTTTGGGCATAAACCTTATTTGTGAACTTACAATTTGCAATTTTATTACCTAACCCTTCACATGTTAATATGCACATTTGCTGTTGCTAGTTTTTATTTCCCTTTTCCCTAATGATACCAAACATcatgtgaaaatatatattctctAATCATATGCACGGATTGAATAAAAAGTATAGAAGAAATCTTATATTCCGCTTTAAAATATAAAGTCTTCTATATAATCTAGACCAAGGGTAGCATAGAGCCATGCGGTCTTTTTTGGTCTCCTTGTTAGTATTTACACAAATCTAATATGGCATTGCAGTTTTATTCGATTGGAGCTCTGACTGTTTCCTCTCACTATTAAGCAAAAATCGGTTGACTGTCAAGAATATCTGGATTTTCAATATGTAATCAACAGTTCCTATTTAACCTATACAAGATCCGTTTTGACTTGTTCACAAAGTTTGGTAACATCGGTGCTTTGTCTGAAATGATCGGATTTGAAGGCTTGAAATTCTTCCCAGTGAAGAATCATGCATCATATGCATTTGTCATGCCATTTTAGCTGTGTATTAACTTCACATTCGTAAATTTCAGATACCATGACTCCTCCGGCGCTCGTAATTACTACCTTAACTAACCTGAGGATACTGAGGCGGCAGCACATTATAAGACAGGTTGGATTACTTGGTAGATGAATCCAAAGGATATCCATTGTAACTTTTTTGTTGTTTCCTGACTGTTAGCTGCTGTTACTGGTCATATATTTTGACCCCAAGTTGTACATAGCATTAGACATAGTCAATGTGTACATTACTCATTGCGGCAGATTGGTGAATCACATGATATCGAGTGCTGCCAAATATATTGATCGATGTTTTCCTATACAATTCTAGTTAGGCAAAGTTTGAAAATGGGCATCACTGTTGGACGCTATTGCAGAAAGCCAAAAACACACCGTGAAAGTCCTTTTTAAGACACGCGGCTGTGCGTGTTTGCTAGTACTAGAAATCACTGCATCTATTGAAAtatattgtttttgtttgtgttagagaagaaaattttggaaataaCACTAATGTCCGTATCTTCTTCCACACTTTTCAccttctatcatatcattacaATTGACATCCCAGTACTACGAAATGCCATATTGTCGGCCATTTATCCATTATCTTCCTCATTTTCTTCGTTTTTTTAGCAACCACTTTTTTTTCTCGTACCATAAGGAGAAATTAGCAAGCATCATCTCAAACTAGAAAGAAATGCGTGCTAGGCTGCGCCTTTTGAAGATGATGTGCATGCCACCATTATGCCACGATGTCATGAACTATGAGTGTATAAAATAGCACCTGGTGCCAACATATACATAATATTATACACACACACCTCCTTATTAAGAAAACATATTGTTTTACATGGAAAAATAGTATCACTATAATACATTAGCAGAACAAAGGACATGCATAAACATATTTCAATATCTGATACACCACCTAAGCAGAAGATCATAAAGATTATGCAGTTTGTAAAGCTGATAAACTATTGGAGTATGCCAAGaagtaacttacatatgtagtaatgatatTAATGACAAAATAAGATAAGTAATATCGTATATAGAGAGGTCTCGCATGTACAGTCTCTTCTATGTAACATAAATCATGAccgatagagaaaaaaaaatgtcgcaAATCACCAAAACGGCACAAAATACACACCATGATATAGTCTAAATATAGGTTTTGGGATacaaatatcacaaaaaaaaagtagaaataGATGTGTTTTTCAAGAGTAGCAATGTTGGCTCGGCTTCTGAAAGATGATTTTCTGATCTTTTGGCAGTAACTGAGGTGGTATCACTCTTGTATGAGTTTCTCCTATCACCTAAAACACATTATATACATCAAATATGCATCAGAAAGGAATCTCCtggaaaaaaattagaataGCCAAAATTGATTTGCAAAAATTAACGCAATGTTATTGCaaaaattaatgaaaaaaaacGTGGGAATAATACACACTCACAACAATAAGTTACTGGGATTATTTGTACTTCCAATGTTAGAGGCTACTTTATacgaagagagaagaaaagagaaataagGCATCTTTCAACACATGATGGCCATGGATTAAAAAGTGCCACAATAGTTAGTATAAAAGAAGTATTATGTCATGACAATGGTGCAAAGACAAATAAGTTGCCTGCAGTCTTCATCATTTGTACATTACATTCTAAAAATAAGAGCTATCTTCTAaaagttttttgtttggtagaaTATAAGTTTGTAGGACAGTATTACATAACTACCTGCTTCAATGTCCAATTTGTCGAATATGAGGCAGCAGAGTCATCTGAAACACCACCAAgcaatgataaaataattatagGCTTCATTTCCTCCATGACCTTAGCAACCTTCTTCGTTGAACTGGACCAACACAACAAATCCCATGAATTAATCTAACCACTCATCAATTATTAGCATGTACATCATCTATATATCTGCATCATGTCATTTCTGGTAGAAACATTTGCAATCTTGATAAAAAGTATATCATTCCAATGGATATCCTGTTGGCAGAATGTTTTCATATAAGCTTTCTATTCATAGCCTTGTAGTGATCCctagcatgattttttttttggccatcTATGTCATTCTATCAAGCTAGGTAAAGTGGCATCACTATATTGTATAATATATAATGTACCAGCAGAACCAATAATTAACATGGAATTTTTTGACAACTGAATTCATATGAAATAATCTGATGTAAAGaaaaattcccttaatagaagTGAGGCATAATTACATATGATCATTAGAATATAATTAAGCTTTTGTTAACCAAACCATGGTAAAGAAGATGAATGGTGTCCTGCAAGATGAATCTCCCCGCTGAAACTGTAAGTACCTCTCTTTCAGAATAGAGGTAGTAACAACATGAAGCAGTTAAAGTGTTTCCTAAAATTAAACAATGATGTACACGAAAAATATGGAAATAAATAAGAAATGATGCACCTGCatattgtttgtgttcttcaaACTTGAATCCATAAAACCGGGCATGAACCATGCATCTGATCCTGCCATAAGCCAAAAGAAGCAAACATTAATTTAAGGAATATGATACCCCTTTTAATCTTAGTTAATCCTAAACAGCGAACAACCTAGTCGAGAGAGAATGAACCAACCCCGCATACTACAAAATCATAAGAGCATTATATTAAATTATGACAGAATTATTCCTTATCTTACTGCATGAAAGAATATTCTTCCCCATACTAAATGGAagcaattaaaataaaaaaggaatcaTTGGGTTgtagttaaaaaaaaggaaattgttGGGATCTAGCTAGTTCATCTAATTGTTGACAAATTTCACAAGGAGATTATCGATTGAATATTGCATAGTACATACCATGCTTAACAGTGAGGACAAAGCTCGATGGGTCCCTCGGCAAGATGGCATGACAGAGTGGTAGCACACAAGACACCTTCTCTCTTACCTGTGAACAACACCTCACCCTAATCCATCAGTCATTCGATGGAACCTAAGGGTAAGATGATGGATCAAGTAAAAAACATCAATAAATGCAAGGCAGATGCTAAACAGTGAGTCAAATCATTTCCTTACACTGTTGTTTTTTGTGTGCAGCAGCACGAAGCATAACGGGAAGCGGAGGATCATGACGTGATGGGGACGGTTGATGGCGTCAATCTTTGGCGACTGCAGGAGTCGGGAACCCGGGATGGATGGGGGACGCACAACCAGGAACTCGAAACGCCTGTGGACAGAGACCACGCGAGCGGCGCTGCGGATTCAGTTGCTCGCTTGCTGCTGCTTCACCATATCGACTCCCACCGCCAGCTTGTCCCATTGAACAGTGATCCACCATAAGCTCGATTCGCTGGTCTAGCACATCTACCCCCTCACCGGCGCCACCGGCAAGGAGCTGTATCCCCCTCACCGGCGAGGCGTCGGATCAAAAATACCCGAGAAGCCCGAATGGCTCCGGTTGGTCGCGCAGGGGAGGACCGGTGAAATCACATAGctagagggaggggaggggaggggagggaaaagGATGGAAGAAGGAGGGGGCGACGCCGCAACGCTGGTGGGCAACCGAGGCGTCGACGCTTCCGCCGCCGTCTCTGACTCTCGCGAAAGAAAGGCGAGGAGCGCGAGGCGGGGCTGGGCTGAGTGCGGCTAGGGTTTTCTTCTATTCATCTGCACGAAAAACGATCTGACCCGTCCAATATGGTTTCGCCGATCCTATGGCTCAGGAAGAGCAGCCACATTAATGGCCAGATTGATCTTATCCCACGATCGAGTGGATCATATTAACCTAAACTGAAGTGTGATTAAGCACAAAAGAAGATGGCTACCTCTCAACCATTCCCACGGCTTTTAAGTAAACACATATGACCACATATGATGTTCAAAAAATAACAACGAAAAAAGACCACGTGCCTTATCTTTTCACATATGGTTATACTTATTAGCCAAAAATTgaatttcaaccttaaattttgaattgattttggggtttttcatcgaagtttatttttcagtatttgCTTTTATATTGTTAAcaatacgtatataaaagttatatttataaattagtttttatttgcaaatatgtcgtttggcttattccatgaataagcgaaacgatgggctGCACATCAACACTTCCCAAGCCTCGTCCTATAGGACAACCAACTCACCACCTCCATCTCCCATGTCCTCTCCTCACAATCTTCTTGGGCCTTGCCAAAGTCACAAATCTTATCACTTATCCTCGCATTCTCCAACGGTTGTCTCGATGTCGCCTCAACTTTGTTTCATTTTAGATATACCTTGTTCTTCTAAATTTGTTTATATTTCTTAGAGCTTGATGTACATCATTCACCATACTAGATTACTAGTACTAAGACTTGCTTTTATCTGAATTACTTGACAACTGAAACACATTTCCTCTATTCAAAAATGGTGAAGGAGCAAAACGAGATAAAGGGGTAGAACCATGGAAACACATCATGGTTGTATTTATAGCTCTTCTATCATAGTAGGTGATGGGCACGTCAACATCTCAAGTTCTGAATCATGTCAGAGTAGCTTTTGAAGGTTTTGGGCTTTTTCAGCAGGCGAGGAAACCGCAGCCGCACACCATTGCCTACTACCTGCGACACTATTCTGGCTTGTAGCTCGACAGCCGAACATGTCTTTTTTCCCCTAAAATTCTTGAAAGGAGTTTCTTTAGTATTGTTACCCGATACCATACACATGGCAGTATATATATCATTTAGATCTTAGCGCTACGAATGTAATTTAAATCTTCGCGCGCAATTTctatacattatttttttaaaagaatatttttctctcgagaaaagaaaagtaaaatttGCGGGGCTCCCAAAATTGCTAGCCCGTCTCCCTCTCCTCGTTTCCTCTACCTCTGTgactctcttcttttttttttcgtcagTCTCTCCTCTATTCTCTCTCCTGTGTTTCCGGCGGAGGCACGAGCGCACGGACAGCCTCCTccccccgcctccacctccgcgcggtcgccgccggcgaggaggcggcgccggacgagctcctctccttccccgccACGCCGtagcatcctcctcctcccccgcgcgcgtGCCGCTGGGCGAGCAAGTCTGGGGGCCAGgagcgagcggcgcggcgcggcgcggcccggCCAGGCCTCTCattccaccaccaccggcgcccaTCTCGGCGGCTCGGATCGAATTCAGAGGTGATTCGAGAGAGACTCTTCTCTCGTAGCCCCTCCGttcactccctcctcctcctcgttgtcTCGTGTTCCGGCGTGGCGTAGATTGGAGACctgtattgattttttttttttgcgcctTCGCACGCAGTTTCGTCGCTTGCtctccgacggcggcgatgatggaggcggaggaggcgttcCCTCCGCAGAGGAAtccccgccgcgcgcggcgccgcgaCCTCAACGCACTGGTTTGATCCGATTGACCccctcagttttttttttaaaaaaatattattgttgttatataACTCCCCATCGGTTTAGCGGCCCTGTGGCCCTGTCATTGTAGACGTTTGATGTATGCAGGGTTTGAGGTTTTACTGTGAAATTTGACTCTCGTTTCGAGGTTTTACCTGGAATGGATTGTCTCGATTTTATGGGGGGTTTAGGGTTCCTTACGTGAATGAATGGCTGTGTGTTTGCACTGGTTCATGTTCTAGTAAGGAATTGTGATTTCGGGTTTATATATTTACAGCGGCAGGTTGTTTGTGAGTAAAGGACTCGAAGGTTAGGATTTTTTTGTAGTTCCAATTTGTTCGTATTTAGGCTTTACTGTTTTATATTGGTGAGTTGGAGTGACATTTTAGTTTCCTGAGGCAGTTTAGTTCAACCCATTATACTAGTTCATCCTCGATTGGTTTTGTGTGTTGCAACCTCTGACTATTAGGATTTAGTACTTAACATAGATGACTGCTCCAGCTCTTTTAATGGGCCAAACGAGGTATCATGCCGCGCCATCCTGATGATCCTAaatttgccaaacaaagtatCATGCTGTGCCATCCTGATAATCCTAAATTTAGGACATTCTATATGTGCAAGTTCAACGAGTAGTGATTCCATTTCTATGTTGTAGAGAAGGTTGATTTTTTAGTTGTCATCAATTTGTATAAGCTGGAAGACACTTTAGGTTTTGAACATGTTGCATTTGCTATGTTCTGATGATTGAGGTATTATTTCAGGATCCCAGTTTAGAAGAGTCTGATGGAGAGGATATTGGTGTTCCAGAAGTTGGCATGGTGTTCAATAACCACACGGAGGTCAACCGATTCTACCGAAGGTATGCTCGCCGTGTTGGCTTTGGGGTGTCTGTTAGGAGGTCCTCATTTTCACAAGAGGGCACCTGCTTATATCTGGAGCTCATGTGCTGCAAAGGAGGGCGGCCACGTTATGAGCCAAAGTTCAGGAAACGGGCCTCTTCAACCACTAACTGTCCAGCCAAGATCAGAGTAAAGCTATGGGGAGATAAATTGTTGCATGTAGAGTTGGCAATCCTTGATCATAATCATCCTGTTAGCCCAGCAATGGCAAGGTTTTTGAACTCCTATAAGCAACTATCTGGCCCTGCAAAGAGGCGATTACGTATGGGTGGCCCTGGAGCTATGCCAGTGGAAGAACCAAGCAAGATGCCTGTTGATAAGTTGGGTGCACTTGAGGAGCTTTTGTTTGGAGAGAGCAAGCACCATAGTTTTGTTGAGAGGGGCCGCTTGAAGTTCCAACCTGGAGATTCAGAAGCCCTTCGGCTTTTCTTtactcgtatgcaagccaaAAATGCAAACTTCTTTAATGTCATTGacttggatgatgaaggctgTGTCAGAAATGTCTTCTGGGCAGATGCACGGTCAAGATCCATGTATGAGTTCTATAACGATGTTGTCACACTTGACACATCGTATGTGGTCGGTAAATATGATATGCCTCTTGCAACTTTTATTGGGGTGAATCATCATGGCCAATCTGTTTTATTGGGTTGTGGCCTGCTTTCAGATGAAACAGCAGAAACCTATTCATGGCTATTTAAGGCTTGGATAGCATGCATGTCTGGTAATCTTCCAAAGGCTATCATCACTGGCCACTGCAGGGGCATCCAGAGTGCGGTTGCTGAGGTTATTCCTGGAGTCCATCATAGAATATGCCTATTTCATATAATGAGGAAGGCGACAGAGCGATTAGGTGGTCTGTCGGAGTACGCAGCTATCAGCAAGGCTTTCCAAAAAGCTGTATATGATTCTTTAACCATAGATGAGTTTGAAGGAAATTGGAATGCTCTGATTACATACAATGGGCTTCAGGGTAATGACTGGCTAAGATCAATTTATGAGTGCCGATACTCATGGGTTCCTGTTTTTCTTAAAGAAACATTTTGGGCAGGAATGTCTGCTACACAAAGAAATGAAAATATCATTCCTTTCTTTGATGGATATGTAGATTTGAAAACCACATTGAAGCACTTTCTTGGGAAGTATGAGATGGCCTTGCAGAGCAAATATGAAAAGGAGGCCCAAGCAGATTTTGAGACATTCCATAAGCAGCGCCCACCTGTGTCAAAATTCTATATGGAAGAGCAACTGTCCAAGGTATACACCCATAACATCTTCAAGAAATTCCAAGATGAAATTGAAGCAATAATGTACTGCCATGTATCTTTCATTAATGTTGATGGCCTCATATCCACATTCGATGTCAAGGAATGGATTTTCCTTGAAGATGGTAAAAGGACTATGAGCAAGATCTTTACAGTGACAAATAACACagataaaaatgatttaacTTGTATCTGTGGAGGTTTCCAGTTTAATGGAATATTGTGTAGGCATAGTCTCTCAGTCCTCAAGTTTCAACAGGTTCGTGAAATTCCTCCACACTATGTTCTTGATAGGTGGAAAAAGGATTTCAGACAGTTGCATGTGATGGGGCGTCCTTCAAGTGATGTTGTTCCAAACAATCGTGTGGATCGATTTGATTATTTGTCAATGAGATGTCTGCAGCTAGTTGATTCAGCAGTCCTATCAGATAAATATCGTCTTGCTTTGAGATTGGTGAGGgagatggagaagtttatgttAAACAGCAACACGCATGATGATACACAACCAAGGATCAAGTCTCGCATTCCTAAAGCAAATAAACCAAATACAGTGGTTGGTCAAAATCTGGTAAACGTTGGCACTTACAATGGAAATGATAGGCCCAAAGCAACAACAGAGGTATCTGTTCAACCTGTAGTTAACATTGTAAAGATGCCTATTATGTTGGAAGCATTATGGTAA
This region includes:
- the LOC127762037 gene encoding uncharacterized protein LOC127762037, with product MILRFPLCFVLLHTKNNSVREKVSCVLPLCHAILPRDPSSFVLTVKHGSDAWFMPGFMDSSLKNTNNMQRGTYSFSGEIHLAGHHSSSLPCSTKKVAKVMEEMKPIIILSLLGGVSDDSAASYSTNWTLKQVIGETHTRVIPPQLLPKDQKIIFQKPSQHCYS
- the LOC127762036 gene encoding protein FAR1-RELATED SEQUENCE 6-like translates to MVEGLPAELPIVDVAARLDGKSSELPENGALLKGAEESQDLGGNPVAELTLHEGKEVILVDDNDSEQEDGGSGKVDENAPRVGFRFKTYDDALKYYKQYAADSGFSAIILKSSYLKSGVCRRLVLGCSRAGRGRANACYLSRESTKINCPARISLKLRQDRWLHIDDAKLDHNHPPNQSSVSHMNCYKKLTDAKNEETASRSKGRRNVPIGDKEQGSFTEIGRLKFGEGDDEYIHKFFGSMQNKNPNFFYLVDLDKQGRLRNLFWSDARSQAAHDYYGRDVIYFDTSYLTEKYDLPLVFFTGVNNHGQPVLFGTGLLSDLGVDSYVWLFRAFFVCMKGCYPDAIITEHYNAILDAVRDVLPQVKHRLCLYRIMKDVAENLKAHAEFKTIKKALKKVTYGSLKASEFEADWKKIILEHGLGENECLSSLYEHRQLWAPAYLKGQFWAGMSVSQRGESIVSYYDGFVYPKTSLKQFFSKYEIILENKYKKELQADEESSHRTPLTVTKFYMEEQLAKEYTINMFKKFQDELKATMYCDGMPTKVDGQFVTFVVKECSYMEDGKEKEGRNYEVYFCKQELVNCECECGFFQFTGILCRHILSVFKLQEMFEIPIRFVLDRWKRDYKKLHADALCKNDEMLPDVLPDGIIERHDILFTQSRQVLNLGFISEGRYLVALKLLRQAEKTLLDDGDRGRQAGLLSFEAEAPENDEGIFSPEFSEGVKNSQSTNAKRRGRPTKKLIESDSDTVLRPNKEQDFLRSSFVTDESNMIQGAPSASHLESPHLGVDLMEGIPPNLSFNHHFGMDVNHQHQVPNQPRMLPSNFLQAQADSQGYGNQWAFPTLQDNSMLRTAARRGV
- the LOC127763809 gene encoding protein FAR1-RELATED SEQUENCE 6-like isoform X1; this translates as MMEAEEAFPPQRNPRRARRRDLNALDPSLEESDGEDIGVPEVGMVFNNHTEVNRFYRRYARRVGFGVSVRRSSFSQEGTCLYLELMCCKGGRPRYEPKFRKRASSTTNCPAKIRVKLWGDKLLHVELAILDHNHPVSPAMARFLNSYKQLSGPAKRRLRMGGPGAMPVEEPSKMPVDKLGALEELLFGESKHHSFVERGRLKFQPGDSEALRLFFTRMQAKNANFFNVIDLDDEGCVRNVFWADARSRSMYEFYNDVVTLDTSYVVGKYDMPLATFIGVNHHGQSVLLGCGLLSDETAETYSWLFKAWIACMSGNLPKAIITGHCRGIQSAVAEVIPGVHHRICLFHIMRKATERLGGLSEYAAISKAFQKAVYDSLTIDEFEGNWNALITYNGLQGNDWLRSIYECRYSWVPVFLKETFWAGMSATQRNENIIPFFDGYVDLKTTLKHFLGKYEMALQSKYEKEAQADFETFHKQRPPVSKFYMEEQLSKVYTHNIFKKFQDEIEAIMYCHVSFINVDGLISTFDVKEWIFLEDGKRTMSKIFTVTNNTDKNDLTCICGGFQFNGILCRHSLSVLKFQQVREIPPHYVLDRWKKDFRQLHVMGRPSSDVVPNNRVDRFDYLSMRCLQLVDSAVLSDKYRLALRLVREMEKFMLNSNTHDDTQPRIKSRIPKANKPNTVVGQNLVNVGTYNGNDRPKATTEMQASSLTQGLDVQKGGAEKGIVPAGYIGLPANVQQFVGSQTAIRPSIVYMVPSGVDPQAFGNGVLMPVVYQQMFQVPQQPNGTMPDTSANGKRKRPRAQKPTEASEQSNGTPATGPTSG
- the LOC127763809 gene encoding protein FAR1-RELATED SEQUENCE 6-like isoform X2 — encoded protein: MMEAEEAFPPQRNPRRARRRDLNALDPSLEESDGEDIGVPEVGMVFNNHTEVNRFYRRYARRVGFGVSVRRSSFSQEGTCLYLELMCCKGGRPRYEPKFRKRASSTTNCPAKIRVKLWGDKLLHVELAILDHNHPVSPAMARFLNSYKQLSGPAKRRLRMGGPGAMPVEEPSKMPVDKLGALEELLFGESKHHSFVERGRLKFQPGDSEALRLFFTRMQAKNANFFNVIDLDDEGCVRNVFWADARSRSMYEFYNDVVTLDTSYVVGKYDMPLATFIGVNHHGQSVLLGCGLLSDETAETYSWLFKAWIACMSGNLPKAIITGHCRGIQSAVAEVIPGVHHRICLFHIMRKATERLGGLSEYAAISKAFQKAVYDSLTIDEFEGNWNALITYNGLQGNDWLRSIYECRYSWVPVFLKETFWAGMSATQRNENIIPFFDGYVDLKTTLKHFLGKYEMALQSKYEKEAQADFETFHKQRPPVSKFYMEEQLSKVYTHNIFKKFQDEIEAIMYCHVSFINVDGLISTFDVKEWIFLEDGKRTMSKIFTVTNNTDKNDLTCICGGFQFNGILCRHSLSVLKFQQVREIPPHYVLDRWKKDFRQLHVMGRPSSDVVPNNRVDRFDYLSMRCLQLVDSAVLSDKYRLALRLVREMEKFMLNSNTHDDTQPRIKSRIPKANKPNTVVGQNLVNVGTYNGNDRPKATTEASSLTQGLDVQKGGAEKGIVPAGYIGLPANVQQFVGSQTAIRPSIVYMVPSGVDPQAFGNGVLMPVVYQQMFQVPQQPNGTMPDTSANGKRKRPRAQKPTEASEQSNGTPATGPTSG